In a genomic window of Deinococcus radiotolerans:
- a CDS encoding HD domain-containing phosphohydrolase — translation MADSFAHDLLLNTTRFLLTRHDPDALCRDGLAFLAAELGANLGMLHLRESAVTYRMHASVGAHPLLHVHDVQTMEPGWEELMQAGTWISSPVPSPDWFGPADRSYVRLGAQHLVSFGLYSGPQMIGTVNLLFPEPREDLAGLEVLGTVGGLWGTLLARMQAQRELAGREAMLRMVTDQGSDLLSIIDEQGTITYQSAASGELIGYPAEVLIGRPYDGAVHHADLPCVRAALAQLRREPGGTVNLSFRIRHARGQLVWMEANARNLLHEAHVRGIVIHMRDVSAAQATQRHLERRVQDLTLMHDTVQQLQLGRTAAQVAERLVNLIQNRLAYPYVQVGRVLPDLSVDTVAREATSRDEPVRRLPPGAGVIGACVQTGRTVYVPDVTADPRYVARHAEVRSEVIIPVRVSGQLWGVLNVESPHPDAFDPADIQSLETVAAQAGSVLANVELLDDLRRSRDELRAAYDETLAGWARALDLRDRETEGHSQRVTDLTVELARRLGVPETDLVHIWRGALLHDIGKVGIPDAILHKPGPLTDDEWRVMQLHPQMAFDVLEPVAFLHPALDIPYAHHEHWNGRGYPRGLKGHAIPFAARIFSVVDVWDALRSDRPYRAAWSEERASAHLEAQAGQQFDPQVVRAFLDLLRERRAATPESA, via the coding sequence ATGGCCGACTCCTTCGCGCATGACCTTCTGCTCAACACAACCAGGTTTCTGCTGACGCGGCATGATCCGGACGCCCTGTGCCGTGACGGGCTGGCGTTCCTGGCGGCCGAGCTGGGCGCGAACCTGGGCATGCTGCACCTGCGGGAGAGTGCCGTGACGTACCGCATGCACGCCAGCGTCGGCGCGCACCCCCTGCTGCACGTGCATGACGTGCAGACCATGGAACCCGGCTGGGAAGAACTCATGCAGGCCGGCACGTGGATCAGTTCGCCCGTCCCCTCGCCCGACTGGTTCGGCCCGGCTGACCGGAGTTACGTCCGGCTGGGCGCGCAGCACCTCGTGAGTTTCGGGCTGTACAGCGGGCCCCAGATGATCGGCACGGTGAACCTGCTGTTCCCGGAACCCCGCGAGGACCTGGCGGGCCTGGAGGTGCTGGGCACCGTCGGGGGACTGTGGGGCACCCTGCTGGCGCGCATGCAGGCGCAGCGGGAACTGGCCGGGCGTGAGGCGATGCTGCGCATGGTAACTGACCAAGGCAGCGACCTGCTGAGCATCATCGATGAGCAGGGCACCATCACGTACCAGAGTGCCGCGTCCGGCGAACTGATCGGGTACCCGGCAGAGGTCCTGATCGGCCGGCCGTACGACGGCGCGGTGCACCACGCGGACCTGCCATGCGTGAGGGCCGCCCTGGCGCAGCTGCGGCGCGAGCCGGGCGGGACGGTGAACCTGTCGTTCCGCATCCGGCACGCGCGGGGGCAGCTGGTCTGGATGGAAGCGAACGCCCGCAACCTCCTGCACGAGGCGCACGTGCGCGGCATCGTGATTCACATGCGGGACGTGTCGGCCGCGCAAGCCACGCAGCGGCACCTGGAGCGGCGCGTACAGGACCTGACCCTGATGCACGACACCGTCCAGCAGTTGCAGCTGGGCCGCACGGCCGCGCAGGTGGCCGAGCGGCTGGTGAACCTCATCCAGAACCGCCTGGCCTACCCGTACGTGCAGGTGGGCCGCGTTCTGCCGGACCTCAGCGTGGACACCGTCGCGCGTGAGGCCACCAGCCGGGACGAGCCGGTCCGGCGCCTGCCGCCCGGCGCGGGCGTGATCGGCGCGTGCGTGCAGACCGGCCGGACCGTGTACGTGCCGGACGTGACGGCCGATCCCCGGTACGTGGCGCGCCACGCGGAGGTGCGCAGCGAGGTGATCATCCCCGTGCGCGTCAGCGGGCAGCTGTGGGGCGTGCTGAACGTCGAGAGTCCCCACCCGGACGCGTTCGATCCCGCCGACATCCAGTCGCTGGAGACGGTGGCCGCGCAGGCCGGGTCGGTCCTGGCGAACGTGGAACTGCTCGACGACCTGCGCCGCAGCCGCGACGAGCTGCGCGCCGCGTACGACGAGACGCTGGCCGGCTGGGCGCGGGCACTGGACCTGCGCGACCGCGAGACGGAAGGACACAGCCAGCGGGTCACGGACCTGACCGTGGAACTGGCGCGCCGCCTGGGCGTCCCCGAAACCGACCTGGTGCACATCTGGCGCGGCGCGCTGCTGCACGACATCGGCAAGGTCGGCATTCCGGACGCAATCCTGCACAAACCCGGTCCGCTCACCGACGACGAGTGGCGCGTGATGCAACTGCATCCGCAGATGGCGTTCGACGTGCTGGAACCCGTCGCGTTCCTGCACCCGGCGCTGGACATCCCGTACGCGCACCACGAGCACTGGAATGGCCGCGGCTACCCGCGCGGCCTGAAGGGGCACGCCATTCCCTTTGCCGCACGGATCTTCAGCGTGGTGGACGTCTGGGACGCCCTGCGCAGCGACCGGCCGTACCGCGCGGCCTGGAGTGAGGAGCGGGCCAGCGCGCACCTGGAAGCGCAGGCCGGGCAGCAGTTCGACCCCCAGGTCGTGCGGGCCTTCCTGGACCTGCTGCGCGAACGCCGCGCCGCCACGCCGGAGTCCGCGTGA
- a CDS encoding FTR1 family protein yields the protein MTRLLPLLIALSVTASAADLATPAETMRARLADAALDVTFDPSSAAALVREASAAWTAVRPHWQQAAPTQTAQVDAALKGAAQAAARGDEPALARARAQAWTALLSGAQTGLEGAVRAGRPDDARDWLAAREFRLASTLTRPNADATTALDDLAAGRISAADALSAVRADTLDGYQARLNDALRDLQTSQARGFRTLSAEQAALAAGYFALLAPAYTAQRGADATAQVQAHFNALLAHLGQVQAALDGFRAAPLSEREVRARAAQVMRFLGLMPVEYARGVQVTGGAAQVTQEVEVNEARTFLHGAQAALSDLSPLLPDPQAARTLTGALAQLNGRLSPEALTSDVPTPDALKTDVNALLGQLRAAFPAAWQQARPDADLDVVRTQLDAVVAAAQAGDWAAAETARLDAYALLESGTEARIAVFNPDLKARLEAQIWNGTQPRGLASLIHARADAATFRTTRTELQATLREVGQVLGTDVAPTAVATNAGIIVFREGLEAVLILAALMGSLRKGDLVRLRRPMWLGAAAAGVATVATWLVLQGALGLLGRYGEKLEAVVSVVAIGVLLLIMNWFFHQVYWTDRMAAFQKTKHQLTHGGTAAMRAQWIGLAVLGFTSIYREGFETVLFLQSLVLQAGPGAVLGGTAAGLSAVLGVGALVFAWQAKLPMKKLLVWTGVLIAAVLAVMVGNTTHTLQLVGWLPVHPLPFDLPAGLGLWLGLHATWEGALLQLGSLVAVIGSYYAAEGLKERELAQRRERAAQA from the coding sequence ATGACGCGCCTGCTGCCCCTGCTGATCGCCCTGAGCGTCACCGCTTCCGCCGCGGACCTCGCCACGCCCGCCGAGACGATGCGCGCCCGCCTGGCCGACGCGGCGCTGGACGTGACGTTCGACCCGAGCAGCGCCGCCGCGCTGGTCCGCGAGGCCAGCGCCGCGTGGACCGCGGTGCGCCCCCACTGGCAGCAGGCCGCCCCCACGCAGACCGCGCAGGTGGACGCCGCCCTGAAGGGGGCCGCGCAGGCCGCCGCGCGCGGCGACGAACCCGCCCTGGCACGCGCGCGTGCCCAGGCCTGGACGGCGCTGCTCAGCGGCGCGCAGACCGGCCTGGAGGGCGCCGTGCGGGCCGGTCGCCCGGATGACGCCCGCGACTGGCTGGCCGCCCGCGAGTTCCGCCTGGCCAGCACCCTGACCCGCCCGAACGCCGACGCCACCACCGCCCTGGACGACCTCGCCGCAGGCCGGATCAGCGCGGCTGACGCGCTGAGTGCCGTGCGCGCCGACACGCTTGACGGGTACCAGGCCCGCCTGAACGACGCCCTGCGCGACCTCCAGACCAGCCAGGCACGGGGCTTCCGCACCCTGAGTGCCGAGCAGGCCGCGCTGGCCGCCGGGTACTTCGCCCTCCTGGCGCCCGCCTACACTGCGCAGCGCGGCGCGGACGCCACGGCGCAGGTCCAGGCGCACTTCAATGCGCTGCTTGCCCACCTGGGGCAGGTGCAGGCCGCGCTGGACGGTTTCCGCGCCGCGCCGCTGTCCGAACGTGAGGTCAGGGCGCGCGCCGCGCAGGTCATGCGCTTCCTGGGCCTGATGCCGGTCGAGTACGCGCGCGGCGTGCAGGTCACGGGCGGCGCGGCCCAGGTCACGCAGGAGGTCGAGGTGAACGAGGCCCGCACCTTCCTGCACGGCGCGCAGGCCGCCCTGAGTGACCTGTCGCCACTGCTGCCCGACCCGCAGGCCGCCCGCACCCTGACCGGCGCGCTCGCCCAGCTGAACGGCCGCCTGAGCCCCGAGGCCCTGACGTCAGACGTGCCCACCCCGGACGCCCTGAAGACGGACGTGAACGCCCTGCTGGGGCAGCTGCGCGCCGCGTTCCCCGCCGCGTGGCAGCAGGCCCGTCCCGACGCGGACCTGGACGTGGTCCGCACGCAGCTGGACGCCGTGGTCGCCGCCGCGCAGGCCGGCGACTGGGCCGCCGCTGAAACGGCCCGGCTAGACGCCTACGCCCTGCTCGAAAGTGGCACCGAGGCCCGGATTGCCGTGTTCAACCCGGACCTGAAAGCCCGCCTGGAAGCCCAGATCTGGAACGGCACGCAGCCGCGCGGCCTGGCCAGCCTGATCCACGCGCGCGCCGACGCAGCCACCTTCCGCACCACGCGCACCGAGTTGCAGGCCACGCTGCGCGAGGTGGGTCAGGTCCTGGGCACCGACGTGGCCCCCACCGCGGTTGCCACGAACGCCGGGATCATCGTGTTCCGCGAGGGCCTGGAAGCCGTGCTGATCCTCGCGGCGCTGATGGGCAGCCTGCGCAAGGGCGACCTGGTGCGCCTGCGCCGGCCCATGTGGCTGGGCGCCGCTGCGGCGGGCGTCGCCACGGTCGCCACCTGGCTGGTCCTGCAGGGCGCCCTGGGCCTGCTGGGCCGCTACGGCGAGAAGCTGGAAGCGGTGGTCAGCGTCGTGGCCATCGGGGTGCTGCTGCTGATCATGAACTGGTTCTTTCATCAGGTGTACTGGACCGACCGCATGGCCGCGTTCCAGAAGACCAAGCACCAGCTCACGCACGGCGGGACGGCCGCCATGCGCGCGCAGTGGATCGGGCTGGCCGTGCTGGGCTTCACCAGCATCTACCGCGAGGGCTTCGAGACCGTGCTGTTCCTGCAGTCGCTGGTGCTGCAGGCCGGTCCGGGCGCCGTGCTGGGCGGCACCGCCGCCGGCCTGAGCGCCGTGCTGGGCGTGGGCGCGCTGGTGTTCGCGTGGCAGGCGAAGCTGCCCATGAAGAAACTGCTCGTCTGGACCGGCGTGCTGATCGCCGCGGTGCTGGCCGTCATGGTCGGCAACACCACGCACACCCTGCAACTGGTCGGCTGGCTGCCCGTGCACCCGCTGCCGTTCGACCTGCCCGCCGGGCTGGGGTTGTGGCTGGGTCTGCACGCCACCTGGGAGGGCGCGCTGCTCCAGCTGGGTTCGCTCGTGGCCGTGATCGGCTCGTACTACGCCGCCGAGGGCCTGAAGGAACGCGAACTCGCGCAGCGCCGGGAGAGGGCCGCGCAGGCCTGA
- a CDS encoding imelysin family protein, producing MRAPSLLLCSALLLGSAHAADLSGVKTYLDRHISTQISGAATLKQAADTYYAAAKAANFNYRALSTQPATRATLQAARTGWQQASPAYENIEGIVAGVPTLASFDLNLDAGTSSGEDAVTFDLTLPGGKVLKKPGNLFGVTEGTLWGTVPAYRAGVPFDVNGNGRADFDDQLPDALVLKAAADALHTQSLALQKAARAWTPTRADVFGALVGNVPTVGPVFFEDWKSSPFVLGTRSDRRDFVVISRLRDLQGNVASWRAMYAGLHGDVKAKDAALDTQISASLTELAAFVDRLVAREAQRRYTPEQAETLQREAQNRATVLTGRLSQAAARLGVTLP from the coding sequence ATGCGCGCTCCCAGCCTCCTCCTGTGCTCCGCCCTGCTGCTCGGCAGCGCCCACGCCGCCGACCTGAGCGGCGTCAAAACGTACCTCGACCGGCATATCAGCACGCAGATCAGCGGCGCGGCCACCCTGAAGCAGGCCGCCGACACCTACTACGCCGCCGCAAAGGCCGCGAACTTCAACTACCGCGCGCTGAGCACGCAGCCCGCCACGCGCGCCACCCTCCAGGCCGCCCGCACCGGCTGGCAGCAGGCCAGCCCCGCCTACGAGAACATCGAAGGCATCGTGGCCGGCGTGCCCACCCTGGCCAGCTTCGATCTGAACCTCGACGCCGGTACGAGCAGCGGCGAGGACGCCGTCACCTTCGACCTGACCCTGCCCGGCGGGAAGGTCCTGAAGAAACCCGGAAACCTCTTCGGCGTCACCGAGGGCACCCTCTGGGGCACCGTGCCGGCCTACCGCGCGGGCGTGCCCTTCGACGTGAACGGCAACGGCCGCGCCGACTTCGACGACCAGCTGCCGGACGCCCTCGTCCTCAAGGCCGCCGCGGACGCCCTGCACACGCAGTCCCTGGCCCTGCAGAAAGCGGCCCGCGCCTGGACACCCACCCGCGCGGACGTCTTCGGCGCGCTCGTGGGCAACGTGCCCACCGTCGGCCCGGTGTTCTTCGAGGACTGGAAGAGCAGCCCCTTCGTGCTGGGCACGCGCAGCGACCGCCGGGACTTCGTGGTCATCTCCCGCCTGCGCGACCTTCAGGGCAACGTCGCGTCCTGGCGGGCCATGTACGCCGGCCTGCACGGGGACGTGAAAGCCAAGGACGCCGCGCTGGACACGCAGATCAGCGCCAGCCTGACCGAACTGGCCGCCTTTGTGGACCGGCTGGTCGCGCGCGAGGCGCAGCGCCGCTACACGCCCGAGCAGGCCGAGACCCTGCAGCGCGAGGCGCAGAACCGCGCCACCGTCCTCACCGGGCGCCTCTCGCAGGCCGCCGCGCGCCTGGGCGTGACCCTGCCATGA
- a CDS encoding ABC transporter permease — MRRAGLPWVGWALGGLFAAFLLLPTLTLLARGLGADFLATLRSPAVLDALRVSLWTTSVTLLVTVLTGTPLAFVLARREFPGRALLDALLDLPVVLPPVVAGLGLLLTFGRGGLLGPGLELAGVSLAFSPAAVVLAQLFTAAPFYLRAAKAGFASVDRDAEAAALTDGAGRWGAFRFVTWPLAFPFLLEGLVLTWARALGEFGATILFAGSLQGRTRTVTLAIYSALDSELGPALVLSAVMVMVAFTVLLTVRVLAARRARLGA; from the coding sequence GTGAGGCGCGCCGGGCTGCCATGGGTGGGCTGGGCGCTGGGAGGGCTGTTCGCGGCGTTCCTGCTGCTGCCCACGCTGACGCTGCTGGCGCGCGGCCTGGGCGCGGATTTCCTGGCGACACTGCGCAGCCCGGCGGTGCTGGACGCGCTGCGCGTAAGCCTGTGGACGACCAGTGTGACGCTGCTGGTCACCGTGCTGACCGGCACGCCGCTGGCGTTCGTGCTGGCGCGGCGGGAGTTTCCCGGTCGGGCGCTGCTGGACGCGCTGCTGGACCTGCCAGTGGTGCTGCCGCCGGTGGTGGCGGGCCTGGGCCTCCTGCTGACGTTCGGGCGCGGCGGTCTGCTGGGGCCAGGGCTGGAACTGGCAGGGGTCAGTCTGGCGTTCTCGCCGGCGGCGGTGGTGCTGGCGCAGCTGTTCACGGCGGCGCCCTTTTACCTGCGCGCGGCGAAGGCGGGTTTCGCGTCGGTGGACCGGGATGCGGAGGCCGCGGCCCTGACGGACGGCGCGGGCCGCTGGGGGGCGTTCCGGTTCGTGACGTGGCCGCTGGCGTTTCCGTTTCTGCTGGAGGGGCTGGTGCTGACCTGGGCACGGGCGCTGGGCGAGTTCGGCGCGACGATCCTGTTCGCGGGATCGTTGCAGGGGCGCACGCGGACGGTGACGCTGGCGATCTACAGCGCGCTGGACAGTGAGCTGGGGCCGGCGCTGGTGCTGTCGGCGGTGATGGTGATGGTGGCGTTCACGGTGCTGCTGACGGTGCGGGTGCTGGCGGCGCGGCGCGCGCGGCTCGGGGCGTGA
- the modA gene encoding molybdate ABC transporter substrate-binding protein, translating to MNRLTLLALLLLSPTAGAASLTVFAASSLTDAFTEIGRAFDARTGHRTTFQFAGSQVLRAQLEGGARADVFASANDAQFTPLLGRGVVSREVFARNRLTVIAPAGSGKVRTLRDLAGSGVRLVVAAPNVPVGEYTRRMLAAVDRSGTYGKDFAARALKNVVSEEGNVRQVALKVSLGEADAAVVYASDVTPTLKKSVRVVPLPTRFNQTAAYPLGVVQSSANPEAARAFVAFVKGREGQAILRRWGFLSPSP from the coding sequence ATGAACCGACTGACCCTGCTGGCCCTGCTGCTGCTCTCCCCCACTGCGGGCGCGGCGTCCCTGACCGTGTTCGCCGCGTCGTCCCTGACGGACGCGTTCACAGAGATCGGCCGGGCGTTCGACGCGAGAACGGGGCACCGCACGACCTTCCAGTTTGCCGGGTCGCAGGTGCTGCGCGCGCAGCTGGAGGGCGGCGCGCGCGCGGACGTGTTCGCCAGCGCGAACGACGCGCAGTTCACGCCGCTGCTGGGCAGAGGGGTGGTCTCGCGCGAGGTGTTTGCCCGCAACCGCCTGACGGTGATCGCGCCGGCAGGCAGTGGCAAGGTGCGCACTCTGCGCGATCTGGCGGGCAGCGGCGTGCGGCTGGTCGTGGCCGCACCGAACGTACCGGTCGGGGAGTACACCCGGCGGATGCTCGCGGCGGTGGACCGTTCGGGCACGTACGGGAAGGACTTCGCGGCGCGCGCCCTGAAGAACGTGGTCAGCGAGGAAGGCAACGTGCGGCAGGTGGCGCTGAAGGTCAGTCTGGGCGAGGCGGACGCGGCCGTTGTGTACGCCAGTGACGTGACACCTACCCTGAAGAAATCGGTGCGGGTGGTGCCGCTGCCCACCCGCTTCAACCAGACCGCGGCGTACCCGCTGGGCGTGGTGCAGAGCAGCGCGAACCCCGAGGCCGCGCGGGCGTTCGTGGCGTTCGTGAAGGGCCGGGAGGGGCAGGCGATCCTGCGCCGCTGGGGTTTCCTGAGCCCCAGTCCGTGA